The proteins below come from a single Methanothrix thermoacetophila PT genomic window:
- the cas10d gene encoding type I-D CRISPR-associated protein Cas10d/Csc3, which yields MVSDALQDLLRDPEKRSLLKRRGEVSEDINSRVLENYFRIVDINLVRTGMCFRPAKSVEFGKTDQSMLNHIRNGVFFLLRFNDALKRLGVRALDEAGLRECIALFVVHDLHKLDYGEMDGDSQKNSMENEFDIPEDVVKKYVEEMHLSEFARELRDDDYYSVVVALHKSRFSRPGARTSRFMDLEPFLYLMDTMASCSSPEEAASPRALRALRDGFPQDAAEKQLNLQYHRLDDVKGILTGLLNKSIAEVLEESGLVMLMTYQDGCVYLGKGNRRASISDELVERIYHRLEKNIQDSTPALSEVGSIVKNVDVQGNLNCYRLDDKYYFFSGPDRVLRAYIEKATVSARSVKTKLSKQMLENIGRALRAADIDVELSDQDGRIVVEYARAIHAVHKIVSEIIKDNTEALAWSCDAWGVTEDVKRRLLSIPSGELTSGGKWEYAYAIARCVMDAESDGVKIKNMEPARAADILFERIWGALKSTEGWDAFISEKTSTYREEIAAYIHETLSVNGTISVSSGSDLSDPYREYQRGGSGRICNLCNSGTLLRQDEMKLPITVSMLKFNFSNRIFAGKTKPDNIYACVPCGVELVLRQNGCEISRRANEDMLYLHMIPDYFFTPESWEIAHSILSMFSGENGVRMAALADKIFKSKYVGGSSDLKTDFYESWIEELASREKSRNMMQYMAQSFDMIGNPCMVFYKPSGNTTEFHFFGTYLALILAAYTGMRVVVSHSPITTVRGRDFREFVALDSVDSHVTGFYKKMIPLSQMEFRIKAASALIRLGYGSKLEDSLFPKYLRVFRDEPLPGSYLLKMVYRDADEGEAKVRNLIDEAIFLDKVKGM from the coding sequence ATGGTATCGGATGCTCTTCAGGATTTGCTCAGAGACCCTGAGAAGCGGTCGTTGTTGAAAAGACGAGGGGAGGTCTCTGAGGATATCAATTCCAGGGTTCTGGAGAACTACTTCAGGATTGTGGACATAAATCTTGTCAGAACTGGTATGTGCTTCAGGCCTGCAAAAAGTGTCGAGTTCGGAAAGACGGATCAGAGCATGCTCAACCACATCCGGAATGGGGTTTTCTTCCTGCTTCGCTTCAATGATGCCCTCAAGAGGCTCGGTGTGAGAGCACTCGATGAGGCCGGGCTCAGGGAGTGTATAGCCCTTTTTGTGGTACATGACCTTCACAAACTGGACTATGGAGAGATGGATGGGGACAGTCAAAAGAACAGCATGGAGAATGAGTTCGATATACCGGAAGATGTAGTCAAAAAGTATGTCGAGGAGATGCACCTCAGCGAGTTCGCTCGTGAGTTGAGGGACGACGATTACTACTCTGTGGTTGTGGCACTTCACAAAAGCAGGTTCTCAAGACCAGGAGCGAGAACCTCACGGTTCATGGACCTCGAGCCGTTTCTGTACCTCATGGACACAATGGCCAGCTGCTCCTCCCCCGAGGAGGCGGCATCTCCCAGAGCCCTCAGGGCCCTGCGTGACGGCTTTCCTCAGGATGCGGCTGAGAAACAGCTGAACCTTCAGTATCACAGGCTTGACGACGTCAAGGGGATTCTCACAGGTCTTCTGAACAAATCTATCGCTGAGGTGCTTGAGGAAAGCGGGCTCGTGATGCTGATGACGTATCAGGATGGGTGCGTCTATCTCGGAAAGGGGAATCGGAGAGCGTCCATCTCTGATGAGCTTGTTGAACGCATATACCACCGGCTTGAGAAGAACATACAGGATTCGACTCCGGCGCTCTCTGAGGTTGGATCTATCGTCAAGAATGTGGATGTGCAGGGGAACTTGAACTGCTACCGATTGGATGATAAATATTATTTCTTCAGCGGACCGGATAGGGTTTTACGTGCGTATATTGAGAAGGCAACCGTATCTGCGCGCAGTGTAAAAACCAAGCTATCCAAGCAGATGCTCGAAAACATTGGGAGGGCGCTGAGGGCAGCAGACATCGACGTGGAGCTCTCAGATCAGGATGGCAGGATCGTTGTGGAGTATGCTAGAGCGATCCACGCAGTCCATAAAATCGTCTCGGAGATCATCAAGGATAACACAGAGGCGCTCGCATGGAGCTGCGACGCCTGGGGCGTTACTGAGGATGTGAAGAGAAGGCTTCTCAGCATCCCATCCGGCGAACTGACGAGCGGAGGTAAGTGGGAGTATGCTTACGCCATAGCCAGGTGCGTTATGGATGCTGAAAGCGACGGCGTGAAGATCAAAAACATGGAGCCAGCGCGCGCCGCCGATATTCTCTTCGAGAGGATATGGGGTGCCTTAAAATCCACTGAGGGGTGGGACGCCTTCATCTCAGAAAAGACAAGCACATACAGAGAGGAGATCGCGGCATACATCCATGAGACGCTGTCTGTAAACGGAACGATATCAGTATCGAGCGGATCCGACCTGAGTGATCCATACAGGGAGTACCAAAGAGGCGGAAGCGGAAGGATATGCAACCTCTGCAACAGCGGAACCCTGCTGAGACAGGATGAGATGAAATTGCCGATTACAGTCTCCATGCTGAAATTCAACTTCAGCAACAGGATTTTTGCAGGAAAGACCAAGCCCGATAACATATATGCATGCGTCCCATGCGGTGTTGAGCTGGTGCTCAGGCAGAACGGTTGCGAGATCTCCAGGAGAGCTAATGAGGATATGCTCTACTTACACATGATTCCGGATTACTTCTTCACTCCTGAATCGTGGGAGATCGCTCACAGCATTCTGAGCATGTTCTCCGGGGAGAATGGAGTGCGGATGGCGGCTCTTGCAGATAAGATCTTCAAATCGAAGTACGTTGGGGGATCATCGGATCTGAAAACCGATTTTTATGAGTCGTGGATCGAGGAGCTTGCTTCCCGGGAGAAGAGCAGGAATATGATGCAGTACATGGCGCAGAGTTTTGACATGATCGGAAATCCTTGCATGGTCTTCTACAAACCCTCTGGGAACACAACAGAGTTTCATTTCTTCGGCACATATCTCGCCCTGATCCTGGCAGCCTACACCGGCATGCGGGTTGTTGTAAGCCACTCGCCCATAACAACTGTGCGCGGAAGGGATTTTAGGGAGTTCGTGGCCCTTGACTCCGTTGACTCCCATGTGACGGGTTTTTACAAAAAGATGATACCACTGTCGCAGATGGAGTTTCGCATCAAGGCCGCAAGCGCTCTCATACGCCTCGGCTATGGCTCGAAGCTGGAGGACTCGCTTTTTCCGAAATATCTTAGGGTATTCAGGGATGAGCCGCTTCCTGGCTCGTATCTTCTCAAGATGGTGTATCGGGATGCGGATGAGGGCGAGGCGAAGGTCAGAAATCTGATCGATGAGGCGATCTTTCTTGATAAAGTAAAAGGGATGTGA
- the cas10d gene encoding type I-D CRISPR-associated protein Cas10d/Csc3 translates to MDVSDRICHLAELGFDIAQPKGYKPYAVERLFREAVKAVTELQGMPLSKHDYMAAVSGKIQKAIERMGDDQAFVPERKGLDEKADRFAQHFVEEILNGICDGRPGRLKKLANNLADGYYSATLNIRRRYWKNKNAEDLKNMEESV, encoded by the coding sequence ATGGATGTGTCCGACAGGATCTGTCATCTTGCAGAGCTCGGATTCGATATCGCACAGCCGAAGGGTTACAAGCCGTACGCGGTCGAACGTCTGTTTCGGGAGGCTGTGAAGGCTGTAACAGAACTCCAAGGGATGCCACTCTCCAAGCATGACTACATGGCAGCTGTTTCCGGAAAGATACAGAAGGCAATCGAGCGCATGGGGGACGATCAGGCGTTCGTGCCTGAGAGGAAGGGCCTCGACGAAAAGGCGGACAGGTTTGCCCAGCACTTCGTGGAGGAGATACTTAATGGCATCTGCGATGGAAGGCCTGGAAGGCTGAAGAAACTGGCGAACAACTTAGCTGACGGATACTATTCTGCAACATTGAATATACGAAGGAGATACTGGAAAAATAAGAATGCTGAGGATTTAAAGAATATGGAGGAATCTGTATGA
- the cas7d gene encoding type I-D CRISPR-associated protein Cas7/Csc2, which translates to MNYEELKDKFGKSMAEGLVDELTNEPSAHYVHILLLRELQSSAIFTTNGQDADIANVGIHAEDGFVEYSPVMMFKRKQTGSDRRKGKELQRNLLGIDDTMSVNEMKQDSPESILYGSAAGEEAISVTSRVMYDTAYSIRDSSVLVEEKFQNAPGDAFAKGATTAIREPDFIMPGTLFPCVVTLRDATFEELVFVLGVTKMNKRYGAATSRIGRVENHILGIYYGIEEGPANLYISQEIARRLAAVDGGITTDRLRKVLYSPTLDVEVIKDLTKKVFDENIKEMDIEHLDNADKLVSAISADIVKEALEIQKEKASKFFSSVNSKGSKGG; encoded by the coding sequence ATGAACTACGAGGAGCTGAAAGACAAATTCGGAAAGAGCATGGCTGAGGGGCTTGTGGATGAGCTGACAAATGAGCCGAGCGCTCATTATGTTCACATCCTGCTGCTCAGGGAGCTCCAGTCCAGCGCGATCTTCACAACCAACGGACAGGATGCAGATATAGCAAATGTTGGAATACATGCGGAAGATGGGTTCGTGGAGTACTCGCCGGTGATGATGTTCAAGAGAAAGCAGACAGGAAGCGATCGCAGGAAGGGCAAGGAGCTGCAGAGGAACCTGCTTGGGATAGATGATACCATGAGCGTCAACGAGATGAAGCAGGACTCCCCGGAGTCGATCCTCTACGGGAGCGCGGCCGGCGAAGAGGCGATCTCGGTGACGTCCAGGGTTATGTATGATACAGCATATTCGATCAGGGATTCCAGCGTCCTTGTTGAGGAGAAATTCCAGAACGCCCCTGGGGATGCATTTGCAAAGGGCGCGACGACTGCAATAAGAGAGCCGGACTTTATCATGCCAGGAACGCTGTTCCCATGTGTCGTGACACTGAGAGACGCGACATTCGAGGAGCTTGTCTTCGTGCTGGGTGTGACGAAGATGAACAAGAGATACGGCGCAGCGACCTCCAGGATTGGAAGAGTCGAGAACCACATACTCGGGATATACTACGGGATAGAGGAGGGGCCGGCGAACCTGTACATCTCACAGGAGATAGCGAGAAGGCTGGCAGCCGTTGATGGGGGTATCACCACTGATCGCCTGAGAAAGGTCCTGTACAGCCCCACTCTTGATGTCGAGGTTATCAAGGATCTCACAAAAAAAGTGTTCGATGAGAATATCAAAGAGATGGACATCGAGCATCTTGATAACGCGGACAAGCTTGTGAGCGCCATATCTGCGGATATTGTAAAGGAGGCTCTGGAGATACAGAAGGAGAAGGCCTCAAAGTTTTTCAGCAGCGTTAACTCCAAGGGAAGTAAGGGCGGGTGA
- the cas5d gene encoding type I-D CRISPR-associated protein Cas5/Csc1, which yields MSESFPAVECTIETMDRTLYASREVGDLVDAGDYILNTALYYALGFTSGRYVNKGNRPSYIEDTSRIYSKLYITPARPEPAEEYTRRVWGFSRADVHVGGHSMGSWNARPHRYAVKNWSAQEDPSKGKNIPKFGRERVLDQQNLFTAYILLYEGDVGSLEIPRYIRLGKKRSKARVTTRIVKCEIGEGEFLSNHPFGIYDYEGVPIGDLISVRMRPVPLVIQARYKGRYVRIPDAGRGDVVLPYRLEFLKNRR from the coding sequence ATGAGCGAGAGCTTCCCGGCGGTGGAGTGCACCATAGAGACTATGGACCGCACGCTCTATGCCTCCAGGGAGGTGGGCGATCTCGTTGACGCTGGTGACTACATACTGAACACCGCGCTGTACTACGCACTTGGATTTACCTCCGGGAGGTATGTGAACAAGGGGAATCGCCCCTCTTACATCGAGGATACATCCAGGATCTACAGTAAACTGTATATCACACCGGCCAGGCCTGAGCCAGCTGAGGAGTACACGAGACGCGTCTGGGGTTTTTCCAGAGCTGACGTGCACGTCGGCGGCCATTCTATGGGTTCGTGGAATGCAAGGCCGCACAGGTACGCGGTGAAGAACTGGAGCGCACAGGAAGATCCCAGCAAGGGCAAGAACATACCAAAGTTTGGGAGGGAAAGGGTTCTGGATCAGCAGAACCTCTTCACCGCCTACATACTTCTCTACGAGGGCGATGTTGGATCCCTGGAGATCCCGAGATACATCCGTCTGGGAAAGAAACGCTCCAAGGCCAGAGTCACAACGAGGATCGTCAAGTGCGAGATTGGAGAGGGCGAGTTTCTATCCAACCATCCATTCGGCATATATGACTATGAGGGTGTGCCGATCGGAGATCTCATCTCGGTCAGAATGCGACCAGTGCCGCTCGTAATCCAGGCAAGGTACAAGGGAAGATATGTCAGGATCCCTGATGCAGGCAGAGGAGATGTGGTGCTCCCATATAGGCTTGAGTTCCTGAAGAACAGGAGATGA